Genomic segment of Macellibacteroides fermentans:
ATAGGTGCATTACACAAGGATGAAGAAATAGAAGAATATAAATAGGTTACATTATAATAGATAAAGATTATGAACAGGACAGAAGACTTTGGGTATATCACCCCGGTTTATACAGGAGCTGTAAAAAGATATTGTCAGACATTGGATCTGAAAAATGATCCGGAACTGATTAAAACATACAGACATTGGCACAGTAAAGAGCATATCTGGCCGGAAATACCCAAAGGCATCCGCGAGGTGGGCATACTCAATATGGAGATCTATTTATTGGGAAACCGTCTGTTTATGATTGTGGAAACTCCGGCCGACTTTGACTGGGACAGTGCTTTCGGCAGATTGGCGACACTGGAGAGGCAAGCCGAATGGGAAGCCTTTGTAGACAAATTCCAACAAAGTGAAGCGGGTGCTGCCTCGGATGAGAAGTGGCAACGCATGGAACAGATTTTTCAATTGCCCTGAGTTTAGAAATAACCTGAAGCATTGCCTTTTTAATAAAATTACATTCGCATGAAGAAAAGACAAATACCTCATACCTTTACAATTGTTTTTTATATTATTATTTTCTGTGCTCTTCTCACCTGGTTCGTGCCGGGAGGTAAATATGTGGAACAGATTGCCCCAAACGGCGATAAGACCATGGTTTATCAGCAAGTGGAAAGTATCCCACAGACCTGGCAGGTTTTATCGGCATTCTTTGAGGGTTTTGTCGATAAGGCAGATATCATCATATTTATCCTTATAATAGGTGGCGCCTTCTGGATTGTTAACGATAGCAAAGCGTTCGATATTGGTACCGTCGGCTTTTTGCGGAAAGCCCGGCGACTGGAAAACAACCGGATGTTACGCAGGATTGGCGTCGACAATTTTATAATTACCTCCATCATGCTTCTTTTCAGCGTATTCGGTGCAGTGTTTGGCATGAGTGAGGAAACCATCGCCTTTACCATTATACTTGTCCCCATGGCCATCTCCATGGGATACGACTCCATTACCGGAGTTAGCATGGTGTTTGTTGCGGCAGCTTTGGGTTTTGCCGGAGCCATCCTCAATCCGTTTACCATTGGTATTGCACAGGGATTGGCGGGTATTCCGCTGTTTTCGGGCATCGAATACCGTATCTTTTGCTGGATAATTATCAACATAGCCGGTTTTACCTGGATATTACGCTATGCAAACAGGGTAAAGAAGAACCCTCAATTGTCTCTCGTTTACGAAGAAGATCAATATTGGCGCGACCTGCATGAAAACGGTAGTCCGGAGTTCACGTATCACACACCCCGTATTGCGTGGATCAGCTTTGGCGTTACGTCGGTCATACTGATTCTTTTTTCCATAGCCTACCCCACCTCTTCACTGCAGATCGGGAATGCAGTCATCAACGGGCTGCCGGCCATTCCGGTGCTTACGGGATTGTTTATAGTCAGCTCCGTTTTTGCCTTACGCAAAACGGTTCACCTGTATATACTGAATCTGCTTTTCTTTACCATATTCTTTTTAATTACGGGAGTGATGGGATATGGCTGGTATATCATGGAGATTGCTACACTTTTCTTAGCCATGGGATTGGCGGCCGGTATCGCCAACAACAAAGGTCCGAATGAATTGGTGCAGCTATTTCTGGCTGGATGCAAAGATATCATGAGTGCGGCACTGGTGGTGGGAATGGCCGGAGGTATCATCGTTATCCTTCAGAAAGGGATGATTATAGACACCATACTTCATTCGCTTGCCGAAAAGATGAGCGGCATGGGACAGATTGCCACCGTCGAGATGATGTATGTAATTCAAAACCTGATCAATCTGGTGATCCCTTCGGGTAGTGCCAAAGCGGCTCTTACCATACCTATCATGGCGCCGTTCTCGGACTTGATCGGGTTATCCAAACAAGCCACGGTCATGGCCTTTCAGTTTGGGGATGGATTTACAAATATGATTACACCAACGTCGGGGGTTTTAATGGCCGTATTGGGTGTGAGCCGTATTCCTTACGATAAATGGGTGCGCTGGTCTTGGAAGTTCATTTTATTCCTGATATTGCTCGGAGCCATTTTACTGTTACCTACAGTTCTGATTCCGATGAATGGCTTCTGAGGAATGCACAAAATCGGAATACGTTGCAGGTCCGCAAATGAATTTGTACATTTGCCGGAACAATTCAACGGTTCCGTTCTATGCAAACAGATAAGACAAACAATCTTCAGGCTCCTGCTGCTGCATCTTCGTTTACGGAGATTTTCAATCAGTATCAGGAGCGCTTTATTCTTTTTGCAAATTCGTATGTAAGGAACCAGGCGGTTGCCGAAGATATCTGCATGGAAGCTATGCTGATCTATTGGGAAAAACGGGATTCGCTTCAACCCGGAACAAACATTCCGGCTTACATTCTTACTATTGTTAAAAACAGAGCCCTGAACCATCTTCAGCACATGCATGTACGTCTGGAAGTGGAAGACCGGATCATGGATCATGCTTCCAGAGAGCTGAATCTGCGTATTTCAACGTTGGAGGCCTGTAATCCCAGCGATCTGTTTTCTACTGAGATTCAGGAAATCATTCATGACACGATCCGGACTTTCCCTCATCAGACTCAAAAGGTGTTTATGATGAGCCGGTTTGAGAATCTTACCAACAGGGAAATAGCCGAAAAACTGGGATTAAGCATAAAAAGCGTAGAATTCCATATAACCAAAGGTTTGAAAGTGCTGCGCACCAACCTGAAGGACTATTTACCATCCTGGGTTTTACTTGTCATCTAAAAAAAATTTAAATTCTCATTAGGGTATTTAACGTCTGTCTTGTTATTATAGCAGAGACCAGACATATTGTTGTCTTCAATCATGAATAAAAGAAATGGATAAAGAGACCTTACATCGGTATTTTGAAGGGAAAAGCACGTTGGAAGAGGAAATACAGGTTGTGAACTGGGTGGAAGCATCCGAAAGCAACCGGAAAGATTACCTCCGGGAAAGAATGCTTTGGGACGCGGTAACTCTGACTGCCAACTCGAAGGATTTGGGAGTTCCTGTGCAAAAACGTGCTGACCGGACCAGTCTTTGGCGCGCAATAGCTGTGGCGGCATCGATTGCCTTGCTTTTGGGTATATCGTGGACAATCTGGGATCGCTCTGCAAATCTTGTTTCTCAGCAAAATCAGACAATCATCGTACCTGCCGGTCAGCGGGTACAGCTTCTTCTGGCTGACGGGACGAAGGTATGGCTTAATTCGAAAACCACCTTCACCTACCCTGCTGCATTCAGCAGTAAAAACAGGGAAGTCACACTTAACGGTGAAGCTTACTTTGAAGTAAAAAAAGATACGGAACACCCCTTTATAGTTAAAACAAACCTATACGATGTAAAGGTATTGGGTACCACCTTTAATGTGTATGCTTACGAAAATGCCGATTATTTTAAAACATCACTTATAAATGGTTCTGTAGAAGTTCTGTCCGACCACTATAAAATAAACTTAAAGCCAGGCGAAGTGGCAACCGGAACCAGCGGCTCCCTGAAAAAAGGGACGATCTCCAATCTGGATGAATTCAGATGGAAAGATGGTCTCCTATGCTTTGACGACGAGCCATTAGGAACACTTATGGAGAAATTCTCGATCTATTACGACATCCACATCGAAGTGGCCGATCCGGGATTACTGTCGTACCGGTGCACCGGTAAATTCAGGCATAACGACGGAATCGAACACGCTTTAAAGGTAATACAGAAAGATCTGAACTTTACTTTTACCCGCAACGACGAATCAAATACAATTACATTGAAATAACAGAGTGTTAACTATTTTAATTTAATATCATGCAGAACATCGATACATAAAACATCAAAAAAAAGAAATGCCGGAAAGTAGTGGTGTACCTCCCGGCATATGTCAACACGAGACAATCCAATTTATTCTCAGTATTAACAATAAATCCATTACAAAGTTATGATAAATATTCTTTGTCGAAATCCCTATGGCTTAAAAAAACATAAATTAACCCATCTGGTGCGGATTATGAAACTATCGATATTCCTATTATTCGTCTTTGTTTGCTCGGGATTGGCCGAAAACGCCCATTCTCAGAATGCAAAAGTTACGCTAAACAAACAAAATGTGATGGTTAGCGAGATCTTAAATGAGATAGAGAATCAGACAGAATACCTGTTTCTCTACAACAAAAAAAATGTAAATGTGGAGAGAAAGACCTCTCTTAATGTTACAAACGAGTCTGTTGCAGGAATTCTTAACAGGATTTTCTCCAACACAAACGTCAGTTATGCAATGGAGGGTAAACACATTGTGCTGTCAAAGCATGATGCACCGGTATCTGTTGCCAGTCAGGAACCGGGACGTACCATTACAGGGTTGATCCGCGACGAAAACGGAGAGCCTGTAATCGGGGCCAATGTGATGGTTGCCGGTACTTCCATCGGTACCATTACGGATATAGACGGTAACTTCTCTTTGCAGGGAGTGCCGGACAAGTCAATTATCCGCGTATCCTATATCGGATATTTAACCCAGGATGTGGTATTAAAGAAAGAAAACTCGTTGCAGATCGTACTTCGCGAAGATACCAAGAAACTGGACGAGGTAGTGGTTATTGCCTACGGTACAGCCCAGCGTAAAAGTATTGTGGGTGCGGTGGACCAGATTGCATCGGGTGTGATTGAAGATCGTCCCGTTGGAAACCTTACCCAGGCATTGCAGGGAGCTTCTGCCAACCTGGTAATTCAGCAGAAGAGCTTCAACCCCAACGATAACAGCGTTAACATCAACATCCGCGGTATCAGCACCATGAATAACAATGATCCGCTGGTAGTGATTGATGGTTTGGTTGTTGAACAATCAAGCATGAATAACCTGAACCCGTCCGATATCGAAAATATATCTGTATTGAAAGATGCCGGTAGTGCGGCTATCTACGGTTCGCGGTCGGCCAACGGTGTTATTTTGATTACCACGAAGAAAGGTAGAAAAGACGAGCGTCCCGTAATCAAATTTACAGGAATGGTTGGAACACAGAATCCTCACATTCTTTTCAAACCGGTTAAAGGATACGAAAATGCCATCTTACGCAACCAGGCTTTGGTAAACGGAGGCTCTGCTCCCATCTATTCACCGGCTCAGATTCAGGGTTATCAACAAAATGGCGACTCAGAATGGTTCCTGAATGAGATTATGAAGAATGCCTTACAGCAGAATTATAATTTAAATATCTCGGGTGGATCGAAAAACTCTACCTACATGATCTCCGGAGGATATTATGACCAGGAAAGTAACTTTGTAGGATCCGAGTATGGTGTGAAACGCTATAATTTCCGTACAAACATGTCTACCGAGTATCAGAGACTTAAGTTAAGTACCTCCATGGCTTACGTGCGTACAGACGGTACAGATCATACCACTTCTTCCGGTACGCTGATTGTGGATGCCTCACGTATTCCGGTATACAATACCTATTCAATGAAAGATGCCAACGGTCGGTATCTGGTAAACGACGTATTATCGGAATTCAACCCGTTGGGTATTCTGGAAGCTGGCGGTAAGACCTGGAAAGATGAAGACAACTTTACCGGATCTGTGAATGCCGACCTTGATATTATCGATGGTTTAAAGCTAAGGGGTGTATTTGGTGGAGATCTTCGTTCTAACCACCGTCTCATCATGCGTAAGAAAGTTCCTTTTTATGCAAGCGAAACAGCTACAGTTCCAAGTGGTTATGCAAACTCGAACCGTGAAACGGAAGATTACAATGAAAAGGTTCTTTTCCTGAATTCGCAGCTTATGCTTGACTTCAACCGCACCTTTGCCAAAATGCATCAGATTACCGGTTTGTTGGGAGTATCCAACGAGTCGTACACCTTCAAGGCAAATGAGCTGAAAAAGAAGTATACAGATCCTGATTTAGGTATTCCGGTTTCGGAAACCGAAATAATTACTTCCAGTTACAACACGCCTAACAGAACTACCCAACGCAGCCTTTACTCTGTGTTCGGTCGCGCCGGATATTCCTACAATGGAAAGTATTACGGAGAATTCAGTTTCCGTTACGACGGTTCTTCCAAGTTTGCAGAAAACAACCGCTGGGGATTCTTCCCTTCTGTTTCGGGAGGATGGCGTGTGTCTGAAGAGGCGTTCATGACAAATTACCGCGAACGTTTCGGCGAATTGAAGTTGCGCGGATCGTACGGTATCCTGGGTAACCAGAATGTGGACGATTATCAATATCAGACTACGTACAACATTACAAACAATGCATACGGGTTTAATAATGTTTCGGTTGCCGGTACAGGCTTTACCTTTGCCAATAAAGAGTTGAAATGGGAGCTTTCCAAAACATTCAACGTGGGTGTGGATGCAACCTTCTTCAATAATTCGGTATATGCTTCGTTCGACTATTTCAACAAGCGTACTTCAGACATCTTAATCACTCCGGAGGTTCCCACCGTATACGGAGGTGCCGTTCCTAAGTACAATGCAGGTGAAATGCAGAATCAGGGTTGGGAAATCACCCTCAGCTATCGTTTCAACAAAGGCGATTTCCGTCACAACGTAGGCTTGAATCTGGCTGATTCATGGAATGAGGTTTTGGCATTCGACGGGAATGAGCAGATCAGCAGCTCGGATCAGATGCAGCGCATCATCCGTGTAGGGTTACCGTTTAACTCCTATTACGGTTACAAAACCGACGGATACTTCCAGAATATAGATGAGGTTAAGAACGGAGCCATCCCTGTGGGTGCTACGGTTCAACCGGGAGACGTTCGCTATGTAGACCGCGACAATAACGGTGTTATTGATGACAAGGATCGTTTTGTATTAGGAAATGCATTCCCTCGTTATACATTTGGTATCACCTATGATATGAGTTGGAAAAACTTCGATTTCAATCTTTTGCTGCAGGGCGTAGGTAAACGTTCCATGTTCCTCCGCGGCGAATTGGTTGAACCGTTCCACTCCAATTATTCCTATACGATGTTTACACATCAGCTCGATTACTGGACTCCGGTTAATCCCGATGCCCGTTGGCCGCGTCTGGCCGCTCCCGGCACAGCTTCCAACACGAACAATTATGGAAAATCGTCGGATTTATACCTGTTCAACGCGTCTTATCTGCGTTTGAAAAACATCCAGATCGGTTATACGCTACCGAAGACTATTTCGATGAAAGCCGGCATGCAGAAGTTACGTGGTTATGTAACCGCCCAGAACCTGCTTACTCTTGCCAAGAACGGATTTATCGATCCGGAGTCTACAGAGTTTGGATCAAACATGGGTAATAACGGGGCAAACAGCGGACGTAACTATCCTACACCTATCTATGTAGGTTTTGGCTTAGATATAGAGTTTTAACCTTTACGTTTAAAAAGATACAGATATGAAACTGAATTTCTTAAAATATAGCGTGGTTGCAATGGCATGTCTGGCTACCTTATCGGGTTGTCAGGATCTGGATCTGGCTCCCACCGATAAATTTACAGAGGCTAATTACTGGACTTCACCCGAAAAAGCATCCATGGTACTAAATACCGCTTATAGTCAGCTTAGCAGCAGCGGACGGTATTTCAGTAACGAGACCTTATCGGACAATATGTACGAAGGCCGAGGCAACAGCAGTGAAAAGATGATCTCTTCCGGTCAGGCCGATGCTTCCAACTCAAGATTTTCCGACGAATGGAAGAATTCGTATGCAGGTATTAAAACCTGTAACGTATTTCTTGAAAATGTGGATAAAGTGCCCAACATGAATGAAACCCTGCGTAACCGCATGAAAGCGGAGGCTCGTTTCATCCGCGCATGGCTTTATCTGCAGCTTACCACCTGGTATGGAGATGTTCCTTTGTTTGATAAAGACATCTCCTTGTCGGAGTCTAAAACCATCGCCCGTAGTCCGAAGGCAGACGTACTGGCATTTATCTACAGCGAACTGGACGAGGTAACCGAAATTCTTCCAGTAAATACAGCTTATGCCGAAGCCGACCGTGGACGAATCACCAAAGGGGCAGCCATCGCTCTTAAGGCCAGAGCTTATTTATATCAGAACGATTGGGCAAACGTAGCCGCAACATGCGAAAAATTAATTGGTAATACGGCCAATGGAACTTACGCACTGTTCCCCTCCTACGCTGGTATCTTTAAGCCGGAGAATGAATACAACAGCGAAGTGATACTGGACTATCAGTATGTTCCTTCTCTGCGAGTTTGGGAGGAAATGTACGACATGGCGCCTCTGTCTGCCGGAGCCCGTATCAACGCCAAAGCTCCCACGCAGGAGTTGGTGGATGACTATCTTATGCTGAATGGTAAAGCGATACATGAATCGGGATCAAACTACGATGAAAACAATCCCTACAAGAACCGCGACCCACGTCTGGATGCAACCATCGTTTACCACGGTGCCAAGTGGACCAGACCGGACGGAACTGTTCAGACCATCTATATCAAACCGGGTTCTACCCCCAGCGACAATACCTATGGTAAAGTGGACGAATATATCGGTGCAGGATCGAACTCAACCTCAACCGGCTATTACTTGAAAAAGAACTACGATCCTACGTCGGAGATCGGTATGAAATCGGGTTTGAATCTCATCTTGATCCGTTATGCGGATGTACTGTTAATGTATGCCGAAGCAATGAATGAGCTTGGAAAGATGGATGAAGCTGTTTGGAATAAAACCATCCGTCCGCTTCGTCTTCGCGCCGGATTTACCGACGCTCCTGCCTTGAATTATCCAACGGAAGGAAACATACAAACCATTATCCGCCGCGAACGCAGAGTGGAACTGGCATTGGAAGGGTTGCGTATCTTTGATATCCGCCGTTGGAAGACTGCAGAAACGGTATTGAATACCTATCCTCATGGGGCACGTTTCGGCGAGGCAAGCATTGACAACGGCTATATCCGGTTGGAAAAACGTTCATTCAATCCGGAACGCGATTACTTATGGGCTGTTCCATTGTCTCAAAAGGACTTGAATCCTAACTTAGGACAAAATCCGGGTTATTGATTCGTATCGTGATACGTAAATGAAATAGTATTTGTATGAAATTGCATAAATCAAAAGCAGTTAATTTTCAAAAAGACAAAATTATGAAAACATTAGTAGTTAAATCGACCATATTTCTCTCTTTTCTTTTTGCATTGATGTCTTGTGTAAACGACGACACATTGGAACATCTAAAGGTGACAACCGTAAAAACGCTGTATGCTCCGGACAATAACAAGGCTGTTAAACTGGAAAGCTCTGCGTCTGCCAATATTTTGTTCGAATGGGAACAGGCCAAAGCAGAAGACGGTGGTCTGGTGATGTACGAAGTAGCATTCGACGTAGAGGGCGGCGACTTCTCTAAACCTATCTACAAACTTACATCAGACAACAATGGTACTTACAATTATGCCACTGTTACTCACAAAACATTGAATAAGATCGGTGCGCTGGCAGGATTGAACTCTTCGGAAACAGGTAATATCATCTGGACCGTATTTTCGTCCAAAGGGGTGAATGAGGTAAAAGCCGAAGAGGTAAGAACCATGACTATTACACGTCTGGCTGGTTTTGCAGAGGTTCCTACCGATGTATATGTTACCGGTGAAGGTTCTGAAGGCGGTGCTGATTTGTCGAAAGCCATTAAATTCAAGGCTGTTGCCAACGGAGAATTCGAAATTTACACCAAGCTTACTGCCGGAAAGAAATATCATTTTGCCGATGGTACCAATGCAGCTGCCAAGACCTATTTCGCTGATGGCGAGGTATTAAAAGAAAACGGAGAGAGCACAGTGGCTAAAACGGGTGTGTACCGTATCAATCTGGACTTCACTACCGGTGCGGTTGTTTATACCGAAATCAGCAAGATGGAAATCTTCTTCGCTCCTACAAACTCATACCTGTTTGAACTGCCTTATGTTGGTCAGGGTGTTTGGAAAGCAGCGAGTCAGCCTATTACATTCAAGCAAGAAGGATGGGGACGCGACGAACGTTATAAATTCCGTATGACTGTAAAAGAAGGTACTGAATTTGAATGGTTCGGAAGTGTTAACGGAGATAATTCTCGTCCTAACAACTCAACGCCCGAATCATTCTGGTACATGGTACCGGTTTCGGGTGATCAATGGAATAATTGCTTCAAGTTTGCCGGCGAAATTGACAACAGCCTGAGTGATGTCAGCGTTGTTTTCCAGGCAGACAACAGTTATACTCACATCATTAAAAAAGTAGGTGATCAATAACAGTAAACAAGCCGCCCGGAAAAACCATTCCGGGCGGACTTATCATCCTAAAAAGTATATACACATGAAAAATATTCTATTCTATTCATTATCCATCTTTTTGCTTTCCTCTTGTGGAAAAATAAATGATATACCCTTGAACGATCCAAACGATGTGGCTGTAAACTGGACTGCAGCAGCAGACAGCAGCAGTCAGTCTCTGGCCAATGGCTTCTGGAATTCGGGTGGTTCTTACTTCAACTACAATAACAGCGGCAATACAGACTTTCATTACTGGCCGCAGGCTCACGGACTCGATGTGCTGGTAGATGCTTATTCGCGCACGGGGAACGCTGTTTATAAGAACGAGATAGACCAATGGTTTACAGGTGTCAAAATTAAAAACGGCAATACCTTTTATAACAATTTCTACGATGATATGGAGTGGAACGCACTTGCCATGTTACGTGCTTACAATGCCACAAAAGATGAAAAATTCAAAACCGCTGCTTTAGATGTCTGGAGCAATATCCAGACCGGATGGAATTCTACCATGAATGGAGGAATCGCCTGGAAAAAAGATCAGCTTTATTACAAGAATACCCCCGCCAATGCTCCCGCCTGTATTTTAGCCGCCCGTTTATATAAACAGTTTAACGGTGCAAGCGACCTGGAATGGTCGAAGAAAATTTACGCATGGATGAAAGAACATTTATTTGAAGCTGGTACCGGATTTGTGTACGATGGTATAAACCGTGAAAACAACGGTGCAAAAGACAACTGGAAGTTTACCTACAACCAGGGAACATTCTTAGGTGCAGCCCTCGAATTATACAACATCACTGGCGAAAAGGTCTATTTGAATGATGCCATCAAGGCAGCCGACTATGCCCTTAACAGCAATGTAAACAGCAACGACCGTATTTTACAAAGTGAAGGCTCCGGAGACGGTGGTCTGTTTAAAGGAATCTTTGTCAGGTATTTTACACAGCTCATTCTTTGTCCCGGACTGGAAGACGGAACGCGTAACCGGTATGTACGATTTATGGAGCACAATGCAAAAACATTGTGGAATGAAGGTACGAACAAAACCGGTGTGTTGTTTGGTCCGTATTGGAAAACAAAACCCAATGCACAAACCGGACTTACAGAGCAACTAAGTGGCTGTATGCTGATGGAATCAATGGCACTTTTAAAAGAAAAATCAGTAATTAAATAGTTGTGTTAAATCTTTAGAACAGAGTGATTATGAAAGTTAAAGTACTTAGTCTTGCATTTCTTTGCCTACCCTTTTTGATAGGAGGTTGTGCTACACGGAAGACATCCGACAAAACCAGCGATCTTTCCGTAGCCGATTCGTTGCTTACCAACATCCTATCTCTTTACAATGTAGAAAAACACGGATTATTGTCGGAAACCTACCCCGTAAATCCAGACAACCAGGTTACTTATCTGGCCGAAGGAAGCGAACAAAAGAAAGGTCAGGAAGTCTCTTTTCTATGGCCCTATTCGGGTATGCTGTCAGGATGCGTTTCTCTTTATAAGACAACGGGAAATCAGAAGTATAAGGAAATACTTGAAAAACAGATTCTACCCGGACTGGAACAATATTGGGATAACATCCGCGAACCGTTCTGCTACCAGTCGTACCCCATGTTCAATGGTAAAAGCGACCGTTTTTACGACGATAACGATTGGATCGCCATTGATTTCTGCGATTACTACGAACTGACAAAAGAACCCGCCTATCTTGAAAAGGCAGAGGCCCTGCACAAGTATATCTACAGCGGATGGTCGGACGAACTGGGTGGAGGTATTTTCTGGTGTGAGCAACAGCGTGTTTCAAAAAACACCTGCTCCAACGCTCCGGCTACAGTGCTTTGCATGAAACTTTACAAACTCACGAATAAAGCCGAATACCTGGATTGGGCTAAAAAAACCTATGCGTGGACCAAGCAACATCTGTGCGATACAACCGATTATGTATATTGGGATAACATCGCTCTGGACGGCAAAGTGGCTACTCAGAAGTATACCTATAACAGCGGACAAATGATTCAGGCCGGTGTTCTTTTATACAAAGAAACCGGAGATGAAACTTATTTGCAGGATGCGCAACGTACGGCAAAGGGATCTTTCGAACATTTTACATCCAGACACCGGCTTTCGGATGGAAAAGAGGTCCTTTTCTACACAAGTTCACCGTGGTTTAACGTAATCATGTTCCGCGGACTTAAAGCTTTGTACGAAGTAGACGGTAACGCGCTTTATGTAAACACCATGGCAGAAAATGCCCGTTATGCGTGGGCAAATACCCGCGACGAGAACGGATTACTCGGTCACGACTGGTCCGGACAAAAAACTAAAAAATACAAATGGTTGCTGGATAACGCTTGTATGCTCGAACTATTCTCGGAAATGAGCGAACTTCCATCTGTAAAATTATAACTTTGCAGAGAATAACCATATTTTTCAATTCTAATAATAAGATAAGATGACTTCCAGAAGAAATTTCATCAAAGCCGGTGCTTTTTCGGTAGCCGGTTTGTTAGTAGGCCAACATTCCTTTGCTGTACCCGGTATGCCGGAAACAACACCTTATGTTTGCAAACGTCCGCTTCCGGGTGCCCGTAATTTTACATCCAAAGCAGTCGAAGAGGCCATTGCCGCCACAAAAAAGCAGATTAAAGATCCGAAATTGGCATGGATGTTTGAAAACTGTTTCCCTAACACGTTAGATACAACCTGCGAACATAAAATGGTAAACGGCAAA
This window contains:
- a CDS encoding L-rhamnose mutarotase, coding for MNRTEDFGYITPVYTGAVKRYCQTLDLKNDPELIKTYRHWHSKEHIWPEIPKGIREVGILNMEIYLLGNRLFMIVETPADFDWDSAFGRLATLERQAEWEAFVDKFQQSEAGAASDEKWQRMEQIFQLP
- a CDS encoding RNA polymerase sigma-70 factor encodes the protein MQTDKTNNLQAPAAASSFTEIFNQYQERFILFANSYVRNQAVAEDICMEAMLIYWEKRDSLQPGTNIPAYILTIVKNRALNHLQHMHVRLEVEDRIMDHASRELNLRISTLEACNPSDLFSTEIQEIIHDTIRTFPHQTQKVFMMSRFENLTNREIAEKLGLSIKSVEFHITKGLKVLRTNLKDYLPSWVLLVI
- a CDS encoding YfcC family protein, producing MKKRQIPHTFTIVFYIIIFCALLTWFVPGGKYVEQIAPNGDKTMVYQQVESIPQTWQVLSAFFEGFVDKADIIIFILIIGGAFWIVNDSKAFDIGTVGFLRKARRLENNRMLRRIGVDNFIITSIMLLFSVFGAVFGMSEETIAFTIILVPMAISMGYDSITGVSMVFVAAALGFAGAILNPFTIGIAQGLAGIPLFSGIEYRIFCWIIINIAGFTWILRYANRVKKNPQLSLVYEEDQYWRDLHENGSPEFTYHTPRIAWISFGVTSVILILFSIAYPTSSLQIGNAVINGLPAIPVLTGLFIVSSVFALRKTVHLYILNLLFFTIFFLITGVMGYGWYIMEIATLFLAMGLAAGIANNKGPNELVQLFLAGCKDIMSAALVVGMAGGIIVILQKGMIIDTILHSLAEKMSGMGQIATVEMMYVIQNLINLVIPSGSAKAALTIPIMAPFSDLIGLSKQATVMAFQFGDGFTNMITPTSGVLMAVLGVSRIPYDKWVRWSWKFILFLILLGAILLLPTVLIPMNGF
- a CDS encoding TonB-dependent receptor: MKLSIFLLFVFVCSGLAENAHSQNAKVTLNKQNVMVSEILNEIENQTEYLFLYNKKNVNVERKTSLNVTNESVAGILNRIFSNTNVSYAMEGKHIVLSKHDAPVSVASQEPGRTITGLIRDENGEPVIGANVMVAGTSIGTITDIDGNFSLQGVPDKSIIRVSYIGYLTQDVVLKKENSLQIVLREDTKKLDEVVVIAYGTAQRKSIVGAVDQIASGVIEDRPVGNLTQALQGASANLVIQQKSFNPNDNSVNINIRGISTMNNNDPLVVIDGLVVEQSSMNNLNPSDIENISVLKDAGSAAIYGSRSANGVILITTKKGRKDERPVIKFTGMVGTQNPHILFKPVKGYENAILRNQALVNGGSAPIYSPAQIQGYQQNGDSEWFLNEIMKNALQQNYNLNISGGSKNSTYMISGGYYDQESNFVGSEYGVKRYNFRTNMSTEYQRLKLSTSMAYVRTDGTDHTTSSGTLIVDASRIPVYNTYSMKDANGRYLVNDVLSEFNPLGILEAGGKTWKDEDNFTGSVNADLDIIDGLKLRGVFGGDLRSNHRLIMRKKVPFYASETATVPSGYANSNRETEDYNEKVLFLNSQLMLDFNRTFAKMHQITGLLGVSNESYTFKANELKKKYTDPDLGIPVSETEIITSSYNTPNRTTQRSLYSVFGRAGYSYNGKYYGEFSFRYDGSSKFAENNRWGFFPSVSGGWRVSEEAFMTNYRERFGELKLRGSYGILGNQNVDDYQYQTTYNITNNAYGFNNVSVAGTGFTFANKELKWELSKTFNVGVDATFFNNSVYASFDYFNKRTSDILITPEVPTVYGGAVPKYNAGEMQNQGWEITLSYRFNKGDFRHNVGLNLADSWNEVLAFDGNEQISSSDQMQRIIRVGLPFNSYYGYKTDGYFQNIDEVKNGAIPVGATVQPGDVRYVDRDNNGVIDDKDRFVLGNAFPRYTFGITYDMSWKNFDFNLLLQGVGKRSMFLRGELVEPFHSNYSYTMFTHQLDYWTPVNPDARWPRLAAPGTASNTNNYGKSSDLYLFNASYLRLKNIQIGYTLPKTISMKAGMQKLRGYVTAQNLLTLAKNGFIDPESTEFGSNMGNNGANSGRNYPTPIYVGFGLDIEF
- a CDS encoding FecR family protein, yielding MDKETLHRYFEGKSTLEEEIQVVNWVEASESNRKDYLRERMLWDAVTLTANSKDLGVPVQKRADRTSLWRAIAVAASIALLLGISWTIWDRSANLVSQQNQTIIVPAGQRVQLLLADGTKVWLNSKTTFTYPAAFSSKNREVTLNGEAYFEVKKDTEHPFIVKTNLYDVKVLGTTFNVYAYENADYFKTSLINGSVEVLSDHYKINLKPGEVATGTSGSLKKGTISNLDEFRWKDGLLCFDDEPLGTLMEKFSIYYDIHIEVADPGLLSYRCTGKFRHNDGIEHALKVIQKDLNFTFTRNDESNTITLK
- a CDS encoding RagB/SusD family nutrient uptake outer membrane protein, which gives rise to MKLNFLKYSVVAMACLATLSGCQDLDLAPTDKFTEANYWTSPEKASMVLNTAYSQLSSSGRYFSNETLSDNMYEGRGNSSEKMISSGQADASNSRFSDEWKNSYAGIKTCNVFLENVDKVPNMNETLRNRMKAEARFIRAWLYLQLTTWYGDVPLFDKDISLSESKTIARSPKADVLAFIYSELDEVTEILPVNTAYAEADRGRITKGAAIALKARAYLYQNDWANVAATCEKLIGNTANGTYALFPSYAGIFKPENEYNSEVILDYQYVPSLRVWEEMYDMAPLSAGARINAKAPTQELVDDYLMLNGKAIHESGSNYDENNPYKNRDPRLDATIVYHGAKWTRPDGTVQTIYIKPGSTPSDNTYGKVDEYIGAGSNSTSTGYYLKKNYDPTSEIGMKSGLNLILIRYADVLLMYAEAMNELGKMDEAVWNKTIRPLRLRAGFTDAPALNYPTEGNIQTIIRRERRVELALEGLRIFDIRRWKTAETVLNTYPHGARFGEASIDNGYIRLEKRSFNPERDYLWAVPLSQKDLNPNLGQNPGY